The genomic region GTGGGGGAGGATGGTCCTACTCATCACGGGGTTCTGGACCTCAGTTATCTGAGGATGATTCCCGGTATGGTCATCATGGCTCCTTCTGATGAACTGGAACTTCATCGTATGATGAAGACTGCACAGCATTACAGGAAGTCACCCCTGGCAATTCGATACCCCCGAGATCGCGGTCTTGGAATCGACATTCCGGAACAGCTCTCTCCTTTGGAAATCGGGAAATCCCGGACTCTCCGGGAGGGCAGTAAAATCCATCTCTGGGCTATTGGTTCGATGGTGAGGCCGGCTTTGGAGGCTGCCTCCTGTCTGGAATCCCGGGGATTTGACCCACTCGTTGTGGACGCACGATTTGCGGAACCTCTGGATCGTACTCGACTCCTTGAGGAGGCTTCGAAAGCGGATCTGTTGGTTACTGTGGAGGAAAACAGTTCGCGCGGAGGCTTTGGTGAAGGGGTTCTTGCCTGTTTCCGGGAAGCCGACATGGATGCGCCATCTCACCTTCTTCTCTCCCTCCCTCACGGCTTCAGCCCCCAGGGAACGAGAAAAGAGATTCTGGCAGAAGCCGGCCTTGACGCTTCAGGAATTGCTTCCAGCATTGAGAAAGCTCTCGAAAAGAATCCGCGTTTTATGGAAACCGGTGTCGGGGGGAAGTCATGAATGAGATAAGTAAGCTGGGGATTTTCGCCAGTACAGGAATCCCCGGAGTAAAGATGGCGGTGGTGCGCGCACTGGACCTCCTGCGCGAGAGGGATTGTGAGATCTATCTGGAGAGTCAGGTCTCAAGCTTGCTGGGAGAGGGCACTGGCGCTTGGGACAGCGGCCAGGTTCCCGAGGACTGCCAGTTGATCCTGGTCTTCGGGGGAGACGGCACCTTTCTGAGAGCTTCCCGTGCCATCAATGGAAAACGGATTCCCCTCTTGGGCATCAATCTGGGCGGACTTGGCTTCCTGACCGTTCTGAAATTGTCGGAAATGGAAACAGCTCTTTCGGGGATTCTTGATGGGAACTACGAGACAGAATCCCGAATGCTACTGAGTGCATCTCTGGAAAGAGGCGACCAGGCCATCGCTTCAGAAATGGCTCTGAATGATGCCGTCATTCATATGACTCCCGGCGATCGCCTCGTGGAGTTCATCATCTCTGCGGGAACACAGTTCTTGGGGCGATACCGGGCAGATGGCCTCATTGTCTCCACGCCTACTGGTTCCACCGCTTATTCCATGTCAGCTGGTGGGCCCATTCTTGATCCCTCCATGGATGCTTTGATTGCGACTCCCATTTGTCCCCACGCCCTGTCGCTTCGTCCTGTGGTGTTGCCAGGCAATCTGGAACTCACTGTGGAACTGGGCGAAAGAAGCGGCAAGGCCATGCTTGCGATTGACGGGCAGGAGAGTTTTGCCCTGGAAACGGGAGACCGCATCAGAATCGCCAAGAGCAGTGACTTCCTTCCCATTCTTCTTCCCAGTGGTTATCGGTTCTACACGCTTCTCCGTGAGAAACTTGCCTGGGGAAGAACCGGGGAGGCCTGAGTCTTGATCTCTCATTTGAGGATCCAGAATCTCCTTCTTGTGGAGGACACGGAGTTGGCGCTCTCTCCGGGTCTCAATGTCCTGAGTGGTAGCACAGGATCTGGCAAGAGTGTGCTTCTGGCTTCTCTTGCTATTCTGGGTGGTGAGAAAGCCCGTAAGGACTGGATCGGTCCCTTTGACAAGCCATGCAAGGTCTCAGCCCTTTTCCAGCTATCGCCGGAAGCCTCGAGTACTTTTCATGAATTGGGTGTCATTGAGGAAGGCGAAGAGGAGATCAGCCTTTCCCGCGAAATCCTGCCCACTTCCCGGGGCCGCGCCTTTGTCAATGCGAGACCGGTTAGCGTGGCTACCTTGCGAGCTCTCAGGCCTCACCTTTTCCAGATACAGGACCAGCATGCACAGTTGAAACTCTGTGATGCCCGAGAGCAAAAGAGACTTCTCGATGAGTGGGCTGGAAATCACGAGCTTCTTGCATCTTATCGGAACTCCCTTGAAACGCTGGACTCTCTTGTGGAGGAACAGAAAGTTCTTCAAACAGAAATTGCAACGCTTCGGAAGGAGGAAGAGTACCTGCGGTTTCAGTTGGATGAGATTCAGGCGGCTCAAGCTCTTCCTGACGAAATTGAAGATCTCGAACAGAAGGAGAAGACTCTTCGCAATGCCGGAAAAGTCCAGGAACTTCTCCTTTCCTCCCTGAATAATCTGGAAGGGGAAGAGGGGCTGCGCAGAAAACTGCTGGCTCTGGACCGCTCACTTGGCAAGCTTTCTGATTTGGGTACCCTGAAGGAGATCCCGCATTTCCAATCCTTGTTTGAGCAGATCGACGAACTCTCTTTGTCCCTCAACCAGCAGTCGGACACTCTGAAGTCCGAGGCCCTGGACAGTAGAAGGATTCAGGAGCGGCTGGGAATACTGCATTCTCTGGAAAGAAAACACGGGAAATCTCTGGAGGATCTCATTGCCTGGACATCGGAACAGGAGAACAGGCTCGAGAATCTTCCTCTCCAGCAGGCAACTCTCAGGGATCTGGACTCCTCGATCCGCGAGGCCTCCCTCGCCTTGAGCGAATCGGCCTTTCTCCTCTCGGATTCGCGCAGGGAGGCATCCCTTTCTCTTTCGGAGAACTGGCAGGCCGCGATGAGGGAACTGGGAATGGAAAGTGCTTCTCTTCGTATTCAGGTGGACCAACAGGAGTGCGTCCAGAGCCCTATCTCCAGAAATAACAGGCACTATCAGTATTCTTCTGATGGGATGGATGAGGTTCAGGTAATGGTTCAGCCGAATCCGGAACTGCCGGAAGGCAGGCTTCGGGACGTCCCGAGTGGGGGAGAGTTGTCTCGCATGGCACTTGCCTGGAGGCTCTTGCCATCAACGAGTTCCGATTCCGCTTCCCTTCTTCTGGATGAAGTGGATGCTGGCCTTGGGGCCGACCTTGCTCCCGCCCTTGCCCGCCAATTGAAGTCGGCGGCAAGGAGTCATCAGATCCTCCTCGTTACGCATCAGGCTGCTCTTGCGGTGATTGCGGATCAGCAGTTCCAGGTTCGCAAGGAGAGAGGGAGTTCCGGAGCCAGAGTGGAGGTCTTGCCCCTGGAGGAAGACTCCCGATTGGCTGAAATCGAGAGGATGCTCGGAGGGCAGGGAGAGAGAGAAATCCGGGATCATGCCCGGAGCCTCCTGGAGAGTCATTCCTAGTTATTTCTCTGGAAAATCCCCCCTTCTTGACCTAAGTTCCTTCCGTTGCGCCCATAGCTCAGCTGGATAGAGCGCATGCCTCCGGAGCATGAGGTCGCAGGTTCGAATCCTGCTGGGCGTACCTCTTATGAAAATTCTACTCACATTGCTGCTCGCTTTGGTGGCCTGGAAATGGCTGCTCTCGCCGCTTCTATTCTTGAGGCCTTCCCGGCAGAAGAAAGCGGAACCACCTTCGGCCTCTTTTGAGGGGGAGAAGGTCAAGGATGCGGACTTTGAGGATCTCTCCGGAGGGGACGAGTGAGCGGTTCCCGTTTTCGCCCCGGTTTTCGTTTCCGAAGTTCCGAAGGCAATCAGGAAGAGAAATGGGGCTACTGGATTCAGTGGATTCTCCTTGCCGTTCTGGTTCTTGCTCTTTTTGCCCTTTTCCTCTCCTCAATACACTTGCTTCGAGCACATTTGCTGGAGAAATATGGCTTCCGGGCCTGGATCTTACCCGTTATCATCTTCCTGATTGATCTCCTGATGCTCTTTCGTCTCTTTCGCCTTTCCAGGACAAAAGAGGAGGCACAGGATGGGAAGTAGTTTCAAGAGAGGTTTGAATGTCGGCGTTTGATGCCCTGAGTGAGAAGATTCGCAAACGAGAGGCTCGCTGTGCCGTCATTGGGCTTGGCTACGTGGGGCTTCCTTTGGCAACGGAGCTTCTGGAGGCTGGCTTCCATGTGATCGGAATCGACCTTTCCGTGGAGAAGATCGCAAGCCTCAAGGAAGGGAAGAGCTACGTTCGTGACGTCTCCTCGGAGAGAGTCGCTCCCTTTGTTGAATCCGGCGCCTTCGAAGTTAGTAGTGATTTCACTCTCCTGGCCAGTGCCGACACAATCAACATCGCTGTTCCCACACCTCTCGGGAAAACCAGGGACCCGGATATTTCCTACATCGTTTCGGCGACAGAGGAAATCGCGGCAAACATGCAGCCGGGGGCCCTCGTAATTCTGGAGAGCACAACCTATCCGGGAACTACTGACGAGGTCATTCTTCCTCTTCTGGAAGCCGGGAATCGGAGTGTGGGGGAGGATTTCTTTCTGGCCTTCAGTCCGGAAAGGGTGGATCCCGGAAATGCCACCTTTACAACCCGGAACATTCCAAAGGTTGTGGGAGGCATCAGTCCCGCCTGCACGGAACTTGCCACGCTTCTTTACGGAGAGTCTCTGGAAACGGTCGTGCCGGTTTCTTCCAGCAGGGTTGCTGAATCCGTCAAACTTCTGGAGAACACTTTCCGCGCGGTGAATATCGGGCTGGTCAATGAAATCGCCCTGATTTGCAGCAGAATGAATATCGATGTCTGGGAAGTTATCGATGCCGCGGCCACAAAGCCGTTTGGTTTCATGCCATTCTATCCCGGCCCGGGTCTCGGAGGACACTGTATCCCGATTGACCCCTTCTATCTTTCCTGGAAGGCACGTCTTCACGGCTTCGAGGCCCGCTTTATCGAGTTGGCCGGGGAGGTCAACGGACACATGCCCGACCATGTGGTTTCCCGTTGCGGCGAGGCCCTGAACTCGGTCCAGCGTTCCATCAGCGGATCCCGGATTCTGGTTCTCGGCATTGCCTACAAACCGGACATTGATGACTACCGTGAAAGCCCGGCTCTTGAAATCATCAAGCTCCTTCAAGCGAAGGGAGCGGAAGTCAGTTTCACGGATCCCTGGATCAAGGGGCAGGTTCCTGAAATTCTCGATGTTCCGCGACGAAGCCTGGAGGATTCTCTCGAAGATGTGGATCTCGCCCTTGTGGTCACTCACCACTCGGGAGTGGATTACGAACAGCTTCTGAAGAGAGTTCCTCTTTGCGTGGACACGAGAAACGTGTTCAAGGGAGTGGCGTCCCCCAAACTGTTCAAGCTCTAGGAGTCGCATGGCAAAGGTACTCATCACCGGGGGCGCGGGATTCATTGGAAGCCATCTTGCCGAAGCTCTCCTTGAGGACGGCAATTCCGTAGAGATCTTCGACAATCTTTCCACCGGCCATCTCTCCAATCTGGAGGCCTTTCGAGACCGGATTACTTTTACGGAAGCTGATCTGAGAGATGCCTCTGCGGTTTCTGCCTCCGTCGCCGGCAAGGACTATGTCTTTCATGAAGCTGCGCTAGCTTCGGTTCCCCGCTCTGTGAAAGACCCTCTTGCCAGTAATGACGTCAATGTCAATGGAACCCTGAATCTCCTGATTGCAGCAAGGGATGCCGGCGTTCGGCGTGTGATTTATGCGGCCAGCAGTTCCGCTTACGGAAACACAGAAGTCAGTCCAAAGCATGAAGCCCTGCCCTCAAATCCGCTCTCTCCCTATGCGGTGACCAAACTGGTTGGTGAGCAGTACTGTCGCGCTTTCTATGAAGTCTATGGGCTGGAGACCCTGAGCATCCGCTACTTCAATGTCTTCGGACCTCGCCAGGATCCGGACTCTCCCTATTCTGCGGTCATCCCTATTTTCGCCAGCCATGTTCTTGATGGGAAGTCTCCTACGATTCATGGAGATGGAGAGCAGACAAGAGACTTTACCTATGTTAAGAATGTGGTTGCGGGAAATATGAGAGCCATGGCTGCAGAGAATGTCCGGGGTGAAACTGTGAATGTGGCTTGCGGCGGCTCCTACTCGGTGAACTATCTCTTTCGGAGTATTTGCGACTACTATGGTTCTTCCATGAAGGCGAAGTACTCGGATTCCCGTCCCGGAGATGTTCGGGACTCATGTGCGGATATCAGCAAGGCACGAGAGCTTTTGTCATACGAGCCCGTGGCAAGCTTTGAAGAGGGTCTGAAGGCCACACTGGACTGGTATCGCTCCTTGGGCAGCTAGGAGGGAGGAAGAATGTCACCGTCTCCCATTCTGATTCTCGACAATCAGGAACCGGTGCGCCTGCTTCTGACAAAGAGCCTTGAAGGCGCAGGACATTCTGTCACGGCCCTTCCCTTTCCTGAAGATCTTGGGAACTTGCTTCAGGAACACAGCCCTTCTCTCCTTGTCCTGGAAGATACGGAACTGAAAAGGCCTCTGTCCGACCTGAATGACTTCCTGAGACTGAATCACGAGAGACTTCCCTACATCCTGATAAGCTCTGCTCCGGAGATTTCCCGAGCCATTGAGGCAATTCGGGGAGGAGCCTGCGACTACCTCCCGAAGCCTATTGACATGCCCCAGCTCCTGAAGAAAGTAAGCTCGGCGCTGGAGTCCCGGAAAAAGGAATCGGCTCTTCTGGATAGGCGCAGGCAATTCAAAACCGGAAAAGGTCTGACTTTCTATAAGCTGAAAAGCCCGGCAATGGAGCGGGTCTACGATCAGGCCTCACAGGTGGCGATGAGCCCCGATACAACAGTTTTGATTTCAGGAGAGAGTGGAACGGGGAAGGAAATCATCGCCCGGCTGATTCATGACCTCAGTCCTCGCCATGAGCGAGAATTTATGGAACTGAATTGTGCTTCGATCCCTTCAGAACTTCTTGAGAGCGAACTTTTTGGTCATGAGGCGGGTGCTTTCACCGATGCCAGGGAGAGTAAGAAGGGACTTTTCGAGATTGCCAACGGGGGGAGCATCTTCCTGGATGAAATTGGTGAGATGAGTCTGAACCTCCAGGTTAAACTTCTTCGGTTCCTGGAGCTTCGTTCCTTTCGCCGGGTGGGAGGGACGAAGGACATTGAGGTTAATGTCCGGATAATTTCTGCGACCAATCAGGACCTCAAGGAAAGGGTGGAGGAAAAACGCTTCCGCTCTGACCTTTATTACCGACTCAATGTTATCCCGATTAGTCTCCTTCCCCTTCGGGAAAGAAAAGAGGACATTCTTCCCCTCTTCCGTTTCTTCCTCATGGACTTTATGAAGAGATACAATCGGGACCCCCGGGACCTCGATGAGGTGTCTTCCCGCATCCTCCTGGAGTACGCTTGGCCGGGAAATGTGCGGGAACTTCGAAACGTTGTCGAGCGCCTTATTCTGATGGAAGGGGACCAGGCTCTGGACGCAGAGACCTTGCGATCCAGCTTGGGGCAGGATCTTGCCAGGGGAGATGAGTCGATGGACCAACGCTGGGCCAGGATTCTCGGTAATCCCCTGCCAGAGGACGGAGTTCCCCTGGAGGATCTTCTCCTGCAGTTGGAGACCGTCATGATTCTGAAGGCTCTCGATGAGACGAATGGGAACCAGTCCCGGGCCGCCCGTCTTCTAAAATTGGATCGCGACAAACTGCGCTACCGGATGAAGACCCAGAACATCCAGAAGGTAAAATCTTGAAAAATGGGATCCTGATATTGACGCTCTTTCTTCTGGCCTGTGCGAATTACAGCAGCACTACGCGGGGACGGGGAGTCCGGGGAGATCTGGACCTTCCTCTCTTTGTCAATGAGACGGATCAGGCGGGCCTTGGCATCGAACTCACAGAGCTGTTGCTGGAGGAAATTGAAAGGGACGGACTTCTTCATAAGGTCCCCGAAGAGGGAGACCCTCTCTTCCGGCTTGATGTCATCCTTGAATCCTATGAAGAGAAGGCGGCCTTTACCGGAGAGATGGGGGCCGCCGAGGAATACACTTTGGAGATTCAACTCAAGCTTACGCTCAGCACCCTTCGAGATCCTCACGAGGAAGAGGAAGGTCGGGAGGATTTCAGTAAGTCGATCAGGGCAAGGGAAACATTCTACCTGGAAGGCGAAGGCTTCAGTCGTGATGATGCTCTCGAAAACGCAAAGGAGCAACTGGTCGACGACATCCTGCTTGCGATCTTCGGAGACTGGTAATGGCCAGGTCCCGACCTTCTAGCCCCCTGGAGACTCTTCGAGCTGACCTGAAAGCTACCCTCCGTCCCGTCTACCTCTTTCATGGACCGGAGCAGTTTCTCATTCAGGAAGCAGTGTCTCTTCTCCGGGAGACCCTTGCTGCCGGAGACATGGCCTGTGAGTTCAAGAGTGACACTCTTGGCGCCAAGAGCCGCTGGTCAGACATTGAACCCCTGCTGATCAATTTCTCCATGTTCAATGAGAGAGAGATCCTGCATCTGGACATTCCGGGAAAGTTGTCAAAGGACTTTCGGGACTCTCTGAGCGGCTATCTGGAATCTGATCCCGGGAGCAAGGTGATCTGCCTGACAGCTCCCAGCCTTGATCAGTTAAGAGCGGTGAAAAACCGGGTGGAAAAGCTGAAGGGGATGACTCTTTCCTTTCAGGAACTGAAAGGGGAGGCGCTCCTTGCCTGGATCCGTTCATCACTTGCCGTGAAAAACGTCTCCTGCGCACGGGATGTTCCCGCAACCCTGCTTGCACTCCTTCCTCATGGTCTGTCTGCTCTGTCGGGAGAGATAGAAAAGCTCGCCCTGATTGCCAGGGAGGGCGAAGCGCTGGACAGAGACACGGTGGAGAGGATCGTGGGAGGGAAAGCGGACCTGAATGTCTTTCGACTTGTGGACGCTCTTCGTCCTGGGAACGATGCGGAATTCCTCCGCATTCTGGGGGAGTTCCTCGATTCAGGGGCACACAAACCCGTCTCCCTTCTGCCTCTGCTGGGGACAACCGTTCGTAATCTCCTCAAGGCCCGGATTCTTCTGGATTCAAATTCCAACTCTCCGGCAAGCGTGGAAAAACAGATGGGTTTGCATCCTTACCTTGCGAAGAAGACAGTGGCAAGGGCCCAGAGGGGGAGTCGGTCTCTCTTCTTGTCCTGGCTCCTGAACCTGCAGAAACTGGATGTCCGTCTGAAAAGAAGTCCCGAAGATCGTTCCCGAATCCTCATGGAGACCTACCTTCTGGAGTCTCTCTCCGGCAGATTCCTTTCCTCCTGAGCTTGCACGCCGACTCAAGCCCTGAGTATATTCCCCCTCATTGGAGGACAACATGCGACGTCTCTGTTTACTGTTTGCGATTGCTCTGCTCCCTGCCTTCTCCCTGCTTGCCGCAGAGACGGAGGGAGAGGAGAAGGATCCACGTTGGCTGGCCGGACATGAATACCGTCAATGGGTTTATGACCAGAACTTTATCGGCGACCAGAATTCCAATCTGGACCCGGGGATTGATTTCATTGAGGAAGGTAAGATTCGCATCCACTCCGGCCGAGTCTACTTCTATGACAATCTGGATCTGGCGATGCAATTGGGCCGCGAAACGGGATTCCCGATTGCCTTCTATATCTTTGACCACCAGTGCCAGACCTGCCTCTACCGTCTCGGGGAACTGTATTTCGATCCCACGATTGTTGCCAAGAGTCGTAAGTTCATCAATGTCTATGTCGAAGTGCCCAAGATGCGGCCACGCCTGAGTAAACTCGGAATCTCAAACTCGAATCTGACCGTGCAGTTCTTCCTTCCGGGAATGCGTCGGCTGCGGGTCCTCGATGATGCCGAGAAAGAGAACCTCAGTCATACATACGATCTGATCTTTGAGAAATATCACTCTCTGAGTCCTGAGGAGAGGATGAAGCCCCCTCGTCCCCCCAAGCAGTTTCGAATGAGCCCCAATCAGTATCGATAAGAAAACCCCGGCAAGCGCCGGGGTTTCTTTTAAAACTGAAGTCTGCTGGCAAGGTCAGGTGGTAGCCGAAGGGGAGAGTAGCGGGATGCTTGCAAGGGAACCTCGGGCAGGGAAGGGTGCTGCAAGTTGGAGCCGTAGGTTTCATTGATCTTGTCAATGAAGTACCCGGCAATCACGGCCTGTCCGATATTGGAAGGATGAACTCCATCCAAACTAAAGAGGCCTCCTGTTACAAAGTCAGTCGTATAGTGCTTTCCATTGTAGTCCAGCCCATCGACAGACACTTCCGAGAACAGGGCGTTCATATCCACAAGGGGAATGCCGAAAGCTCCCGCCAGGGAGGCAATGACGGCATTATATGCGTCCGTTGCCGCAAGAATCGCAACCTTCTCTGACTCCACCAGCGTCAGGTTTCCCGGGAGGAGTTGCCCATGAAGGGGGAAGGGGCTGTTCTCGGGATCGTTGAGTACTGCAGTCGCAGTGGCCTCATCCATTCCCATGCTCTCCATCAGAAGGGCAATCAGAATCGCATCGGGGATTCCCATTCCCTCGGAAATGTAGGAACTGGCAGACAGGCAAACCAGGTCGCTGGGCACAAGCTGGTAGGCAGTGTCGGCGGCATCCTCGGCGAGAAGGCCAATGGGAAATCCCGTGTCCGGGTCATAGACCGGATTCATATCCGGGTCAACGATCAGCCAGGGGATGGCGGTGAAGAAGGGGATGGAAGTGACATAGGGCAGATTCGCCACAATCATGTCCAGATCCGGCAAGGCGGTCTTCAGATCATTCAGGATACTCCAGTAAATGGCCTCCATGCTGAGGCCGTCTCCCGTTGCCGGATAGAAGGCATCCCCTGAGCCGTTTGTCGCCGGCATCAGGAGTTCATTGTTCCCGATCCAGAGGCTCAAAAAGGTGGGGGAGGCGAGAATGGTCTGCTCCACAACCGAGAGGTAGTCCTCGTCCTGCCCAAGAGCCGTCCAGAGTCCAGTCCCGTTGCGAAGCACCGAGTCAAAATAGGAATTGGGTTCGCCCAGAAATGACCCGGTAAAACAGTCCGTGGAAATCGTGGCAAAGTAGAGGTCATAGGCCGTGGACCCGGGAATCCCGAGGTTGTGGTAGGGGGCCAGAAGACCCGCGTTGAGAAGGAACTGGGCGGGGTCGGATACTCCCTCCGGCCAGGGCGTGGGAGCAATAGAAGCATTGCCTTCCTCATCAAAGACCAGTTGCAGATGGCCGACTCCGGGCAGCCCTTCCACTTCCGTTGAATAGATACCCGGATCCATCATCCAGGGCATCTCAAAGGAAGTAACTCCCATGCTTTGGGAAAGAAGCCGGGCATAGCCATACTGCTGCGTGCTTTCATACAGGGCACCGCTCTGGTATCCGGCCGTCAGGCTATTTCCAAGAGTGACATAGACGGAAAAGTCTGCCGTTCCTGAATCCACTTCCTCCGGCAGGATCTCCTCTTCCACTGGTGCAAAGACGGAGCAACCGAGAGAGAGGAGAAAGAGGGCCGCAGTAAAGAGAGCAAGAATCCGTTTCATTTCGCCTCCTAGAAGTGGTAGCTAAGGCCGATGCCCAGCAGGTTTGAGAACGTGCGATAATTGCCGTTGAAGCCATCATGGTTGTCGCGAACTTCCCTCTCGTCCGCAAAGACCATGAGATTATAGAAGTCGAGGTCGAGGTTCTTGCCGAAATGGTAGCCATATCCAAGAGACCAGACCGTGCGATCCGAGTCCGGTAGAACCGGTCCGCAACTTGCCGAAGGCTGGGGACTGAAGTCCCTGGCAAAACCCGCCCTTAGCTCAAGGCAGCGATTGTACTGGTAAGCAAGACCAAAGCGGTACTGGCTGGAGTCTTCGTAATCCTCCGGAAGGAGCTTGTTGTTTTCAGGGCTGTCGGGGAAAACAAGATTCAGGCTCTCAAAAGCAGACCAGAAAACCCGGTTGTAGTTGAACTCAAAGCGAAGATCCGGCCGAAGCTGGCTTGAAATGCCCAAGGAATAGAGAGCGGGTAAAGGAATGGCTGTCTCCGCGCCTCCGTCCACGGGAAGAACCCCTTCGAAACCGGGATAGGCAGTAAAGTCCGCTTCGCCCGTGAAGTCGAGTTGGATTTCACTCTTGTAATTGAAGCCCAGCTGAATGTTCTCACAGTAGTCGTAGAGCAAACCGAAATTGAAACCGTAGCTCAGGTCACTGCTTCCCGTAATGGTGGCCGTTCCGACATCCGTTGCATTGGGGATGTTCTCTACAAGGCCCTGTTCCAGGTGCACGCTTCCCTTTACCAGATTCACGCCCGCTCCAAGAGAGAGAGCATCCGTGAGCTTCCAGGCCAGCGTGGGGCTGAAGAAGTAGGTCTTCAGGTCCGTGAAAGTCGAGATGGAGCGCCCCGAGAAGCTCTCGGGATTCTCCCATTCGACTGCAAGACCATAGGGGGTGTAAAATCCCAGCCCGAAGGCGAGATCCTTCCCCAGAGAGCGGGAATAATAGGCCTGTGGCAGAAGGAAGAAATGATCGGCGAGCCTTTCCGTAACCCCGAAGCCGGGATTGGGAGCCACTCCGCTGAACTCTGTTTTCGGGCTGATTCCGGTCAGGTCCAAGCTGAAATTACTTCCCTCAAGGCCTGCAAGGCCCGCGGGATTGAAGAAGATCGCCGTAGGGTCGTCCGCGCTGGCCGTCATGGTTCCCCCAAGAGCGGAACTCTTCGTTCCCATCTCCCAGACAGCAAAACCTGCCGCCCAGGCACTGAGAGGGAGGGCCAGAAGCGCAAGGATGGTGAAAGTTCTGAGTGTTGATTTCATGACACCTCTTTCTTGCCGATTCGATGCTTTATGAACGGGACTCTTCGTAGAGAGAGTCGATAATTTCCTGATACGATGCTTCCACCCGGTTTCTCTTGACCTTGAGAGTGGGGGTCAGTTCCCCGCCTTCCAGACTCAACTCATGGTCCAGGATGGCGAACTTCTTGATCTGTTCAAAGGAGGAGAGTCTCTCATTGAATTCGTCTACCCGGTCCTGATACATCTGCCGGATCAGCGGCTCAGCCACCAGACCCGCCTGAGAAGTGAAGAGAATCTCATTTTCCCTGGCATACTTGAGCAGGTTTTCGTAGTTCGGAACCAGGAGAGCGGTGACGTAACTCCGGCGATCACCAATGAGGACACACTCAGAAATGAACTTGTCCGTTTTGAACTTGTTTTCAATCGGCTGGGGGGCAATGTTCTTGCCGCCGGCCGTAACGATCAGGTCCTTCTTGCGATCCGTAATCTTCAGGAAACCGTCTTTATCAAACTCGCCAATGTCTCCCGTGGCAAACCATCCATCCGGGCTGATAGACTCTCTCGTTGCCTCTTCATTCCGGTAATAGCCCTTCATGACATTGGGACCACGCGTGAGGATTTCCCCGTCATCGGCGATCTTCACCTCAATTCCCGGGAGCGTCTTGCCGACAGTCCCCAGCCTCATATCATGAAGGAAGTTCGCGGAAATGACCGGGCTGGTTTCCGTAAGACCGTAGCCTTCCAGAATGGGGAGCCCGGCAGCATAGAAAAACTTG from Candidatus Krumholzibacteriia bacterium harbors:
- a CDS encoding NAD(+)/NADH kinase; the protein is MNEISKLGIFASTGIPGVKMAVVRALDLLRERDCEIYLESQVSSLLGEGTGAWDSGQVPEDCQLILVFGGDGTFLRASRAINGKRIPLLGINLGGLGFLTVLKLSEMETALSGILDGNYETESRMLLSASLERGDQAIASEMALNDAVIHMTPGDRLVEFIISAGTQFLGRYRADGLIVSTPTGSTAYSMSAGGPILDPSMDALIATPICPHALSLRPVVLPGNLELTVELGERSGKAMLAIDGQESFALETGDRIRIAKSSDFLPILLPSGYRFYTLLREKLAWGRTGEA
- a CDS encoding AAA family ATPase, giving the protein MISHLRIQNLLLVEDTELALSPGLNVLSGSTGSGKSVLLASLAILGGEKARKDWIGPFDKPCKVSALFQLSPEASSTFHELGVIEEGEEEISLSREILPTSRGRAFVNARPVSVATLRALRPHLFQIQDQHAQLKLCDAREQKRLLDEWAGNHELLASYRNSLETLDSLVEEQKVLQTEIATLRKEEEYLRFQLDEIQAAQALPDEIEDLEQKEKTLRNAGKVQELLLSSLNNLEGEEGLRRKLLALDRSLGKLSDLGTLKEIPHFQSLFEQIDELSLSLNQQSDTLKSEALDSRRIQERLGILHSLERKHGKSLEDLIAWTSEQENRLENLPLQQATLRDLDSSIREASLALSESAFLLSDSRREASLSLSENWQAAMRELGMESASLRIQVDQQECVQSPISRNNRHYQYSSDGMDEVQVMVQPNPELPEGRLRDVPSGGELSRMALAWRLLPSTSSDSASLLLDEVDAGLGADLAPALARQLKSAARSHQILLVTHQAALAVIADQQFQVRKERGSSGARVEVLPLEEDSRLAEIERMLGGQGEREIRDHARSLLESHS
- a CDS encoding nucleotide sugar dehydrogenase — translated: MSAFDALSEKIRKREARCAVIGLGYVGLPLATELLEAGFHVIGIDLSVEKIASLKEGKSYVRDVSSERVAPFVESGAFEVSSDFTLLASADTINIAVPTPLGKTRDPDISYIVSATEEIAANMQPGALVILESTTYPGTTDEVILPLLEAGNRSVGEDFFLAFSPERVDPGNATFTTRNIPKVVGGISPACTELATLLYGESLETVVPVSSSRVAESVKLLENTFRAVNIGLVNEIALICSRMNIDVWEVIDAAATKPFGFMPFYPGPGLGGHCIPIDPFYLSWKARLHGFEARFIELAGEVNGHMPDHVVSRCGEALNSVQRSISGSRILVLGIAYKPDIDDYRESPALEIIKLLQAKGAEVSFTDPWIKGQVPEILDVPRRSLEDSLEDVDLALVVTHHSGVDYEQLLKRVPLCVDTRNVFKGVASPKLFKL
- a CDS encoding SDR family oxidoreductase, which gives rise to MAKVLITGGAGFIGSHLAEALLEDGNSVEIFDNLSTGHLSNLEAFRDRITFTEADLRDASAVSASVAGKDYVFHEAALASVPRSVKDPLASNDVNVNGTLNLLIAARDAGVRRVIYAASSSAYGNTEVSPKHEALPSNPLSPYAVTKLVGEQYCRAFYEVYGLETLSIRYFNVFGPRQDPDSPYSAVIPIFASHVLDGKSPTIHGDGEQTRDFTYVKNVVAGNMRAMAAENVRGETVNVACGGSYSVNYLFRSICDYYGSSMKAKYSDSRPGDVRDSCADISKARELLSYEPVASFEEGLKATLDWYRSLGS
- a CDS encoding sigma-54 dependent transcriptional regulator, producing MSPSPILILDNQEPVRLLLTKSLEGAGHSVTALPFPEDLGNLLQEHSPSLLVLEDTELKRPLSDLNDFLRLNHERLPYILISSAPEISRAIEAIRGGACDYLPKPIDMPQLLKKVSSALESRKKESALLDRRRQFKTGKGLTFYKLKSPAMERVYDQASQVAMSPDTTVLISGESGTGKEIIARLIHDLSPRHEREFMELNCASIPSELLESELFGHEAGAFTDARESKKGLFEIANGGSIFLDEIGEMSLNLQVKLLRFLELRSFRRVGGTKDIEVNVRIISATNQDLKERVEEKRFRSDLYYRLNVIPISLLPLRERKEDILPLFRFFLMDFMKRYNRDPRDLDEVSSRILLEYAWPGNVRELRNVVERLILMEGDQALDAETLRSSLGQDLARGDESMDQRWARILGNPLPEDGVPLEDLLLQLETVMILKALDETNGNQSRAARLLKLDRDKLRYRMKTQNIQKVKS
- the lptE gene encoding LPS assembly lipoprotein LptE — translated: MKNGILILTLFLLACANYSSTTRGRGVRGDLDLPLFVNETDQAGLGIELTELLLEEIERDGLLHKVPEEGDPLFRLDVILESYEEKAAFTGEMGAAEEYTLEIQLKLTLSTLRDPHEEEEGREDFSKSIRARETFYLEGEGFSRDDALENAKEQLVDDILLAIFGDW